In Entomomonas moraniae, one DNA window encodes the following:
- the gltB gene encoding glutamate synthase large subunit, with the protein MNTGLYSPEQFKDNCGFGLIAHMTGEASHHLLATAIEALTCMTHRGGINADGKTGDGCGLLLQKPDSFLRTIAKEQFQAELPVQYAVGMLFLSNNEELANKEREQINQQIVANGLKLIGWREVPTDASVLGPLALERLPRIEQVFMTGDGLSDQAFAVKLFFIRRRAEIALKDHSDFYVCSLSGKNIIYKGLMMPADIAQFYPDLNDDRMTTAICVFHQRFSTNTLPRWRLAQPFRFLAHNGEINTITGNRNWALARRKNFTNPLLSNLEELDPLIDSTGSDSASMDNMLELLVTGGMDIFRALRMMIPPAWQNVETIDADLRAFYEFNSIHMEPWDGPAGVVLTDGRHAVCLLDRNGLRPARWVTTKNGYITLASEVGVWNYDQKDVIAKGRVGPGQILAVDTHTGEMLNTQAIDDKLKVRHPYKQWLKQNALRIQATLNDSLQGEARYEGEQLAQYMKMFQVTFEERDQVLRPLAEQGQEAVGSMGDDTPMAVLSGRVRSVYDYFRQQFAQVTNPPIDPLREEVVMSLETCLGPEYNIYDEAPEHANRAILTSPIISPAKWQTILNMQREGFAKEIIDLNYDANIGLEAAIKQIVEQAETAVKNGKSQLILTDRNIAPNKLPIHAALAVGAVQHHLIETGLRCDCNILVETATARDPHQFAVLVGFGASVIYPYLAYEVLADLVRNGDIDGDVYEIFKYYRKGISKGLKKILSKMGISTISSYRGAQLFEAIGLASEVTNLCFRGVPSRIEGARFKDLEAEQTLLAKEAWDNRKTIQTGGLLKFIHNGEYHAYNPDVVQLLQEAVQTSNYAKFKEYTHAVDTRPVAMIRDLFHVKTADHALALDEVEPIESILKRFDSAGISLGALSPEAHEALAEAMNRLGARSNSGEGGEDPARYGTIKMSKIKQVATGRFGVTPEYLVNAEVLQIKVAQGAKPGEGGQLPGGKVNGLIARLRYAVPGVTLISPPPHHDIYSIEDLAQLIFDLKQVNPSALVSVKLVAEAGVGTIAAGVAKAYADLITISGYDGGTGASPISSIKYAGAPWELGLAETHQTLRGNDLRDRVRVQTDGGLKTGLDVIKAAILGAESFGFGTAPMIALGCKYLRICHLNNCATGVATQNNILRQEHFIGTVEMITNFFKFIAEDTREWLAKLGFSSLSEIIGRTDLLEVLPGETDKQTNLDLSPLLANKEIKDKPQFCEVENNPPFDKGELAERMVEMAMPAIISLSGGEFELNIGNCNRSIGARVSGEIAKIHGNQGMSQNPIVFRFNGTAGQSFGVWNAGGLHLHLTGDANDYVGKGMTGGKIVVTPPKESTFKTQESAIVGNTCLYGATGGKLFIAGTAGERFGVRNSGAHAVVEGTGDHCCEYMTGGFICVLGKTGYNFGSGMTGGFAYVLDLDRTFVDLVNHDLVEIQRISKETMEAYRNHLQTVLDEYVVETDSAWGKEIADNLDDYIRSFWLVKPKAANLKMLLSSTQANPQ; encoded by the coding sequence ATGAATACAGGTTTATACTCTCCAGAGCAGTTTAAAGATAACTGTGGATTCGGCCTGATCGCTCACATGACAGGTGAAGCGAGTCACCATCTTTTAGCAACAGCTATCGAAGCACTAACCTGTATGACTCACCGCGGTGGTATCAACGCTGATGGAAAAACAGGCGATGGTTGTGGTTTACTTCTACAAAAACCAGACTCCTTTCTAAGAACAATAGCCAAAGAACAATTTCAAGCTGAACTACCTGTACAATATGCAGTAGGCATGCTGTTCTTAAGTAATAATGAAGAATTAGCTAATAAAGAACGAGAGCAAATCAACCAACAAATTGTAGCCAATGGCTTAAAACTAATCGGTTGGCGAGAAGTCCCTACGGACGCTTCAGTATTAGGCCCATTAGCCTTAGAAAGACTACCCCGTATTGAACAAGTCTTTATGACTGGTGATGGTCTATCAGACCAAGCTTTCGCAGTTAAATTATTCTTTATTCGCCGCCGCGCAGAGATAGCACTTAAAGATCACTCAGATTTTTATGTCTGTAGCTTATCGGGAAAAAATATTATTTACAAAGGCCTGATGATGCCTGCGGATATTGCACAGTTCTATCCTGACCTGAATGACGATCGCATGACAACAGCTATTTGTGTATTCCACCAACGGTTCTCTACCAATACACTGCCAAGGTGGCGCCTTGCCCAACCCTTTCGCTTTTTAGCCCACAATGGTGAAATCAACACCATCACAGGAAATCGCAATTGGGCATTAGCACGTCGTAAAAACTTTACTAACCCCCTACTCTCTAACTTAGAAGAATTAGACCCGCTTATTGATAGCACTGGATCTGACTCTGCTAGCATGGATAATATGCTAGAGTTATTAGTCACTGGTGGTATGGATATCTTCCGTGCATTAAGGATGATGATTCCGCCAGCATGGCAAAACGTTGAAACCATTGATGCTGACTTACGTGCCTTCTATGAATTCAACTCCATTCATATGGAACCTTGGGATGGCCCCGCCGGCGTAGTACTTACGGATGGGCGCCATGCAGTCTGCCTGTTAGATAGAAATGGCTTACGTCCTGCTCGCTGGGTAACCACCAAAAATGGCTATATCACATTAGCGTCTGAAGTGGGAGTTTGGAATTATGATCAAAAAGATGTTATCGCCAAAGGTCGTGTTGGTCCAGGGCAAATATTAGCAGTGGATACTCATACGGGAGAAATGCTAAATACCCAAGCGATTGATGACAAGCTAAAAGTTAGACACCCTTATAAACAATGGCTAAAACAAAATGCTTTACGTATTCAAGCCACACTAAATGATAGCCTACAAGGCGAAGCTCGCTACGAAGGTGAGCAACTCGCTCAATACATGAAAATGTTCCAAGTAACGTTTGAAGAGCGCGATCAAGTATTACGCCCTTTAGCAGAACAAGGGCAAGAAGCCGTAGGTTCTATGGGTGATGATACTCCAATGGCCGTGCTTTCGGGCCGTGTCCGCTCCGTTTATGACTACTTCCGCCAACAATTTGCACAAGTTACGAACCCGCCTATTGACCCATTACGAGAAGAAGTCGTAATGTCGTTAGAAACCTGTTTAGGGCCAGAATACAATATCTACGATGAAGCACCTGAACATGCTAATCGCGCTATTTTAACCAGCCCTATTATTTCACCCGCTAAATGGCAGACAATTCTTAATATGCAACGTGAGGGTTTCGCTAAAGAGATAATAGATCTTAACTATGATGCTAATATTGGTTTAGAAGCTGCAATAAAACAAATTGTTGAACAAGCGGAAACCGCTGTAAAAAATGGCAAAAGCCAACTTATCTTAACTGACCGTAACATTGCGCCTAACAAACTACCAATTCATGCAGCCTTGGCTGTTGGTGCTGTTCAACACCACCTTATTGAAACTGGCCTACGTTGTGACTGTAACATCCTCGTAGAAACTGCAACTGCACGCGACCCACATCAATTTGCGGTATTGGTAGGTTTTGGTGCAAGCGTTATCTACCCTTATTTAGCTTACGAAGTATTGGCTGATTTAGTGCGTAATGGTGACATTGATGGGGATGTGTACGAGATATTTAAATACTATCGTAAAGGCATTTCTAAAGGACTTAAAAAAATCCTTTCTAAAATGGGTATTTCTACTATTTCCTCTTACCGGGGAGCACAACTTTTTGAAGCTATAGGCTTAGCATCAGAAGTAACTAATCTCTGTTTTCGAGGAGTCCCTAGTCGTATCGAGGGTGCTCGTTTTAAAGACCTAGAAGCAGAACAAACATTGCTTGCTAAAGAAGCATGGGACAATAGAAAAACGATCCAAACGGGTGGCCTGTTAAAGTTTATTCACAACGGTGAATACCATGCCTACAATCCTGATGTTGTACAACTCCTTCAGGAGGCTGTACAAACCAGTAACTATGCGAAATTTAAAGAATATACCCATGCAGTAGATACCCGTCCTGTTGCCATGATTCGTGATTTATTCCATGTAAAGACAGCGGATCATGCCTTAGCTTTAGACGAGGTAGAACCTATCGAGTCTATTCTAAAACGCTTTGACTCCGCGGGTATTTCACTTGGCGCGTTATCGCCAGAAGCGCACGAAGCATTAGCCGAAGCCATGAATCGCCTTGGGGCACGCTCTAACTCAGGGGAAGGCGGTGAAGATCCTGCACGTTATGGCACCATCAAAATGTCAAAAATCAAACAGGTGGCTACAGGTCGTTTCGGTGTAACACCTGAGTACCTTGTTAATGCTGAAGTACTACAGATCAAAGTAGCTCAAGGCGCCAAACCTGGCGAAGGAGGACAATTGCCAGGGGGGAAAGTTAATGGCTTAATTGCTCGCTTACGTTATGCCGTCCCTGGGGTTACACTTATTTCTCCGCCACCCCATCATGACATTTACTCGATTGAAGACTTAGCTCAGCTTATCTTTGACTTAAAACAAGTAAACCCAAGCGCACTAGTCTCTGTCAAATTAGTTGCAGAGGCTGGTGTCGGTACAATTGCAGCGGGGGTTGCAAAAGCTTACGCTGACCTCATTACGATTTCAGGTTATGATGGTGGTACGGGAGCATCACCCATTTCTTCTATCAAATACGCAGGTGCTCCATGGGAGCTTGGCCTTGCCGAAACCCATCAAACGTTAAGGGGTAATGACCTACGTGACAGAGTAAGGGTTCAAACGGATGGAGGTTTAAAAACTGGGCTTGATGTTATTAAAGCCGCTATCTTAGGGGCTGAAAGCTTTGGTTTTGGAACAGCGCCTATGATTGCATTAGGCTGTAAATACTTACGTATTTGCCACCTTAATAACTGTGCTACAGGTGTTGCAACTCAAAACAATATTCTTCGCCAAGAACACTTTATCGGCACAGTAGAAATGATTACTAACTTCTTCAAATTTATTGCTGAAGACACCCGTGAATGGCTCGCTAAATTAGGCTTTTCAAGCCTATCTGAGATTATCGGACGCACGGATCTATTAGAAGTGCTTCCCGGAGAAACCGATAAACAAACCAATTTAGACCTTTCCCCTTTACTCGCCAACAAAGAAATCAAAGATAAACCTCAATTCTGTGAAGTAGAGAACAACCCACCCTTCGACAAGGGCGAACTCGCAGAAAGAATGGTTGAAATGGCCATGCCTGCGATTATCTCCTTATCTGGTGGTGAGTTTGAACTAAATATCGGAAACTGTAATCGCTCTATCGGCGCAAGGGTTTCCGGAGAAATCGCCAAAATTCACGGCAATCAAGGCATGTCTCAAAACCCTATCGTTTTCAGATTCAATGGAACAGCAGGGCAAAGCTTTGGAGTTTGGAATGCAGGAGGCTTACACCTACACTTAACAGGTGATGCCAACGACTATGTAGGAAAAGGCATGACAGGTGGTAAGATTGTCGTCACCCCTCCCAAAGAAAGCACATTCAAAACACAAGAATCTGCCATTGTTGGTAATACTTGCCTTTATGGTGCAACCGGTGGAAAGCTTTTTATCGCAGGAACAGCAGGCGAGCGTTTCGGTGTGAGAAACTCAGGTGCACATGCCGTCGTTGAAGGAACAGGAGACCACTGCTGCGAATACATGACCGGCGGCTTTATATGTGTACTAGGAAAAACAGGCTACAACTTCGGCTCAGGGATGACCGGTGGTTTTGCTTATGTTCTCGATCTAGACCGCACCTTCGTTGACTTAGTCAATCATGATCTTGTCGAAATTCAGCGAATTAGTAAAGAAACCATGGAAGCTTATCGTAATCATTTACAAACCGTGCTCGATGAGTATGTTGTAGAAACAGACAGCGCTTGGGGTAAAGAAATTGCTGATAACCTTGATGATTATATCCGTAGTTTCTGGTTAGTTAAGCCTAAAGCTGCTAATTTGAAAATGTTATTGAGCAGTACACAGGCTAACCCACAATAA
- a CDS encoding FAD-dependent oxidoreductase — protein MSEHTHNNFQFLDVERKEPKRKVLSKRKKEFIEIYNVFEKDRAMEQAERCLACGNPYCEWKCPVHNYIPNWLKLITEGRIFEAAELSHQTNSLPEVCGRVCPQDRLCEGSCTLNQTGFGAVTIGNVEKYISETAFAMGWKPNITHIKPTGKKVAIIGAGPAGLACADVLVRNGVTPVVFDKRPEIGGLLTFGIPEFKLEKTVMTRRREIFTEMGVRFQLNTDIGKDISIQQLLEEYDAVFMGMGTYNYMQGGFPGEDLPGVYDALDFLIANVNHNLGFEKSADDFISMRGKRVVVLGGGDTAMDCTRTSIRQGAKSVSCAYRRDAENMPGSRKEVKNAKEEGVKFLFNRQPIEVIGNGKVEGVKVIETQLGEPDARGRRSPVPIEGSEEVLPADAVVIAFGFRPSPASWFEDYQIKTDASGRVIAPAKGPYAYQTNNPKIFAGGDMVRGSDLVVTAIAEGRSAAEGIINFLAI, from the coding sequence ATGAGTGAACATACACACAATAATTTCCAGTTTCTGGATGTTGAACGCAAAGAACCTAAAAGAAAAGTTTTAAGTAAGCGTAAAAAAGAATTTATTGAAATTTATAATGTTTTTGAGAAAGACCGTGCCATGGAGCAAGCGGAGCGCTGCTTAGCCTGTGGCAACCCCTACTGCGAGTGGAAATGTCCCGTTCATAACTACATTCCCAACTGGTTAAAACTTATTACAGAAGGGCGTATTTTTGAAGCTGCTGAACTCTCGCACCAAACCAATAGTTTACCAGAGGTTTGTGGCCGTGTTTGCCCACAAGACCGTTTATGTGAGGGCTCTTGCACCTTAAACCAAACGGGGTTTGGCGCCGTTACCATTGGTAATGTCGAAAAATATATCAGCGAAACAGCCTTTGCAATGGGATGGAAACCCAATATAACGCACATAAAACCTACTGGTAAAAAAGTGGCTATCATTGGTGCAGGCCCCGCTGGGCTAGCTTGTGCAGATGTGTTAGTTCGCAATGGCGTTACACCTGTCGTTTTTGATAAGCGACCTGAAATTGGTGGTCTACTCACGTTTGGGATTCCAGAATTTAAACTAGAAAAAACAGTCATGACACGTCGTCGCGAAATCTTTACTGAAATGGGCGTAAGATTCCAGCTCAATACCGACATTGGTAAAGATATTTCTATACAACAACTGCTTGAAGAATATGATGCTGTCTTTATGGGAATGGGTACCTATAACTATATGCAAGGTGGCTTCCCAGGAGAAGACCTACCTGGTGTCTATGATGCACTCGACTTCTTAATCGCCAATGTGAATCATAACTTAGGGTTTGAAAAATCAGCTGATGACTTTATTTCTATGCGAGGTAAACGAGTAGTCGTTCTAGGTGGTGGTGACACGGCAATGGATTGTACTAGAACATCTATTCGCCAAGGAGCTAAGTCTGTTTCCTGTGCTTATCGCCGTGATGCGGAAAATATGCCGGGCTCTCGCAAAGAAGTCAAAAATGCTAAAGAGGAAGGGGTTAAGTTTTTATTTAACCGCCAGCCTATCGAGGTCATCGGCAACGGTAAGGTTGAAGGGGTTAAAGTCATCGAAACCCAACTGGGTGAGCCTGATGCCAGAGGCCGCCGTTCACCAGTACCGATTGAGGGCTCAGAAGAAGTGCTACCAGCTGATGCGGTTGTAATTGCTTTCGGCTTTCGTCCAAGTCCTGCCTCTTGGTTTGAAGATTACCAAATCAAAACAGATGCCAGCGGACGTGTTATCGCTCCTGCTAAAGGCCCCTATGCTTACCAGACCAATAACCCTAAAATATTTGCTGGTGGTGATATGGTCAGAGGTTCTGATCTAGTTGTTACTGCTATTGCAGAAGGTAGAAGCGCGGCTGAAGGGATTATTAACTTCTTAGCTATTTAA
- a CDS encoding chorismate--pyruvate lyase family protein, translated as MKKTALNIDWSAEVLLQHKITRLERDWLFNGASLTHRLTQLSNNQFSVEVLSASRQLAREDEYQKLGITSEKQCWVREVLLYGANEAWVYARTVALEINLNHTHYNLNNIGSKPLGAILFSDDSFKRTPLEVAHYPMSLLPTNQQYPNLWARRSSFINNEVNVLVQEIFLPSFWQKLQGK; from the coding sequence ATGAAAAAGACAGCATTAAATATTGATTGGTCAGCTGAAGTTTTGCTACAGCATAAAATAACTAGACTTGAGAGAGACTGGCTGTTTAATGGCGCTTCATTAACCCACAGATTGACACAATTAAGCAATAATCAGTTTTCTGTTGAGGTCTTGTCGGCGTCTCGACAATTGGCTAGAGAGGATGAGTACCAAAAGTTAGGCATTACCTCAGAGAAACAATGCTGGGTACGGGAGGTATTGCTGTATGGTGCTAATGAAGCATGGGTTTATGCGAGGACTGTTGCATTAGAAATCAACTTAAATCATACCCACTATAATTTAAATAATATTGGTAGCAAGCCCTTGGGGGCAATTTTATTTTCGGACGATAGCTTTAAACGAACACCATTAGAGGTGGCTCATTATCCTATGAGTTTGTTGCCCACTAATCAACAATATCCTAATTTATGGGCACGTAGGTCAAGTTTTATTAATAATGAAGTCAATGTATTAGTTCAAGAGATATTTTTGCCTAGTTTTTGGCAAAAGTTACAGGGGAAGTAA
- a CDS encoding YagU family protein: MPLFQMTKPNTRQYGVAILVGIIGGLLSAFVKSGTEGILPPRAPGVTPPPVELLQELGLNIQHMVYTYSDQIINWGGNGIHIVFSIMFGIFYCVIAEVFPKVKLGQGLAFALLVAIAFHGICLPVLNLSPAVWNLSFDEIFSELIGTCLWMWTIEIVRRDLRNRITKKPDPEFQP; encoded by the coding sequence ATGCCATTATTTCAAATGACCAAACCTAATACGCGCCAGTATGGTGTTGCTATATTGGTTGGCATCATAGGGGGACTACTCTCTGCTTTCGTAAAATCAGGAACAGAAGGCATTCTTCCTCCACGAGCACCGGGGGTAACACCACCGCCCGTAGAATTATTACAAGAGCTTGGGCTGAATATTCAACACATGGTTTACACTTACTCAGACCAAATTATTAATTGGGGTGGTAACGGCATACACATTGTATTCTCTATCATGTTTGGGATCTTCTATTGTGTTATTGCTGAAGTGTTTCCAAAAGTAAAACTAGGTCAAGGTCTCGCCTTCGCCTTATTAGTAGCGATTGCATTTCACGGTATTTGTCTACCTGTTCTAAACCTTTCGCCAGCAGTATGGAATCTTTCATTTGATGAAATATTCTCTGAACTCATTGGTACTTGCTTATGGATGTGGACTATTGAAATTGTACGTAGAGATTTAAGAAATAGAATCACTAAAAAACCTGACCCAGAATTTCAACCATAA
- the proB gene encoding glutamate 5-kinase yields MRQMISQTKRWVIKIGSSLLTADGKGLDPEAMSSWVKQMVTLREAGIELILVSSGAIAAGMSKLNWDTRPKEMHKLQAAAAVGQMILVQAWENCFDQFNCQAAQILLTHEDLSDRQRYLNARTTLRTLVELNIIPVINENDTVTTDEIQFGDNDTLAALVANLVEADLLVILTDRDGMFDADPRTNPNAQLITETKASDSSLDKIAGGAGSLGRGGMQTKLRAARFAARSGTNTIIVGGKIPNVITKLQHGEKLGTLLVPDHTPIAARKQWLAGQLQVRGKITLDDGAVKALLTRHKSLLPVGVRQVTGDFSRGEIVSCINNKGDEIARGLVNYSANEARQIMGLASDEIERTLGFLNEPELIHKDNLIIHELLA; encoded by the coding sequence ATGCGTCAAATGATATCGCAAACCAAGCGCTGGGTTATAAAGATAGGCAGTTCACTACTCACTGCCGATGGCAAAGGGTTAGATCCAGAAGCAATGTCTAGCTGGGTAAAACAAATGGTTACTTTGCGTGAAGCGGGCATTGAGCTTATTTTAGTCTCATCTGGTGCTATTGCAGCAGGTATGAGTAAATTAAACTGGGATACTCGCCCCAAAGAAATGCATAAATTACAGGCTGCTGCGGCTGTTGGGCAAATGATATTAGTGCAGGCATGGGAAAATTGTTTTGATCAGTTTAATTGCCAAGCCGCACAAATTTTATTAACGCACGAAGATCTTTCTGACCGCCAGCGTTATTTAAATGCTCGCACCACATTAAGAACACTGGTTGAGCTCAATATAATCCCTGTGATTAATGAAAATGATACCGTTACCACGGATGAGATCCAGTTTGGTGATAACGATACACTTGCAGCCTTAGTTGCCAACTTAGTAGAAGCTGATTTATTAGTTATTTTGACTGATCGAGATGGAATGTTTGATGCTGACCCTCGTACAAATCCTAATGCACAATTAATTACTGAAACAAAAGCCAGCGATAGCTCTTTGGATAAAATTGCAGGCGGTGCTGGTAGTTTAGGCCGCGGTGGTATGCAAACCAAATTAAGGGCGGCGCGCTTTGCTGCAAGATCAGGAACCAATACAATTATTGTGGGGGGTAAAATCCCCAACGTCATTACAAAACTTCAACACGGTGAAAAACTTGGAACGCTGCTTGTACCAGATCATACACCTATCGCAGCACGCAAGCAGTGGCTAGCCGGTCAATTACAAGTGAGGGGCAAAATAACGCTAGATGATGGCGCAGTAAAAGCGTTACTCACAAGGCATAAAAGCTTGTTACCCGTTGGTGTAAGACAAGTAACAGGGGATTTTAGTCGAGGTGAAATTGTCAGCTGTATAAATAACAAGGGAGATGAAATTGCTAGAGGGCTTGTTAACTATAGCGCTAATGAAGCACGTCAAATTATGGGGTTAGCTTCTGACGAAATAGAGAGAACATTAGGCTTTCTTAATGAGCCTGAACTCATTCATAAAGATAATCTTATTATTCATGAGCTACTTGCTTAA
- the folK gene encoding 2-amino-4-hydroxy-6-hydroxymethyldihydropteridine diphosphokinase has translation MTREIVYIGLGSNLENPVEQVKEALRELAYLPESTLVKQSSIYCSDSLLDGQPQYINAVACLETALTPECLLDHLQRIENSHGRERKEKWGARTLDLDIILYGKKQINTDRLTVPHSQLALRSFVLIPLAEIAPRLSIPRYGAMASLLEDCPSQNLHKYL, from the coding sequence GTGACTAGAGAGATTGTTTATATAGGATTAGGTAGTAATTTAGAAAATCCTGTTGAGCAGGTTAAAGAAGCGCTTCGAGAACTTGCTTATTTACCTGAGTCAACTTTAGTTAAACAATCTTCAATTTATTGCAGTGACTCACTTTTGGATGGGCAGCCTCAATACATTAATGCGGTTGCTTGTTTAGAGACTGCGTTAACACCAGAGTGTTTGTTAGATCATTTACAACGTATTGAAAACTCTCACGGTAGAGAACGTAAAGAAAAATGGGGAGCAAGAACCTTAGATTTAGATATAATTTTGTATGGGAAAAAACAAATTAATACAGATCGTTTAACTGTCCCTCATTCACAATTGGCATTACGTTCTTTTGTGTTAATACCATTAGCGGAAATTGCCCCCAGACTTTCTATTCCACGCTATGGAGCAATGGCTTCATTATTAGAGGATTGCCCTTCTCAAAACTTACACAAATATTTATAA
- the pcnB gene encoding polynucleotide adenylyltransferase PcnB produces the protein MLKKIFRTVDNLFKRSDTKSESKQNYVLEQKFISNNAIDTIKKLQKAGYEAYLVGGCIRDLLLNIQPKDFDVATNATPEQVKKVIRNSRIIGRRFKLVHVFWGRETIEVATFRGPHEQARADNESVQHSSGRILRDNVYGSMDQDAYRRDFTINAFYYDVTKKKLLDPIGGLKDIKNKTLAVIGDPTQRYQEDPVRMLRVVRFAAKLDFCVEPLSEAPIYHLSYLLADVPAARLFDEVLKLFLSGKALRVFELLCQYNLFKILFPKIGEVLSTSPQAEKFIRQALSNTDDRLNSGKTVNPAFLYATFLWPVLQQRLGQSSWLEKLPNLLELQEVANELIFEQSKYTTIPKRFGIPMREIWEAQIRLAKRQGKKADLLLSHPRFRAGYDFLLLRESVGEDTGGLGAWWTKYQQLDDQHRRVMMQDLSGNKKTTKRKYRYKPKVKKVEI, from the coding sequence ATGTTAAAAAAAATATTTAGGACTGTGGATAATTTATTTAAACGCTCTGATACAAAATCTGAATCTAAACAAAATTATGTATTAGAGCAAAAATTCATCAGCAACAATGCAATAGATACCATAAAAAAATTACAAAAAGCTGGTTATGAAGCATATTTAGTAGGCGGGTGTATCCGTGACTTATTATTAAATATCCAGCCTAAAGATTTCGATGTGGCTACTAATGCAACGCCTGAGCAAGTAAAAAAAGTAATTCGTAACTCGCGTATTATTGGTCGTCGGTTTAAGTTAGTTCATGTCTTTTGGGGGCGAGAAACGATAGAGGTTGCAACCTTTCGGGGTCCTCATGAGCAAGCTAGAGCTGATAATGAAAGTGTGCAACACAGCTCAGGCCGTATTTTACGAGATAATGTCTATGGTTCAATGGATCAGGATGCCTATCGTCGAGATTTTACAATTAATGCTTTTTATTATGATGTCACTAAGAAAAAATTATTAGATCCTATTGGTGGATTAAAAGACATTAAAAATAAGACATTGGCAGTTATTGGTGATCCTACACAACGCTATCAAGAAGACCCTGTACGAATGCTCAGGGTAGTGAGATTTGCGGCTAAGCTTGATTTTTGTGTGGAGCCATTATCAGAGGCGCCTATTTATCACCTGTCTTACCTTTTGGCCGATGTGCCTGCTGCTAGATTATTTGATGAGGTCTTAAAATTATTTTTATCAGGTAAAGCATTAAGAGTCTTTGAATTACTTTGCCAATACAATTTATTTAAAATTCTATTTCCGAAAATAGGGGAGGTATTAAGTACCTCACCTCAAGCTGAAAAATTTATTAGACAGGCATTGTCTAATACAGATGATCGTTTAAATTCTGGTAAAACTGTAAATCCAGCCTTTCTTTATGCGACATTCTTATGGCCTGTATTGCAGCAAAGATTAGGTCAATCATCATGGCTCGAAAAACTGCCTAATTTACTGGAGTTACAAGAAGTAGCAAATGAGTTGATTTTTGAACAAAGTAAATACACGACTATTCCGAAACGATTTGGTATCCCTATGCGTGAAATTTGGGAAGCTCAGATTCGTTTAGCTAAGCGACAAGGTAAGAAAGCCGATCTTTTACTATCACATCCACGCTTTAGGGCTGGTTATGATTTCTTATTATTAAGAGAGTCAGTGGGGGAGGATACGGGAGGATTGGGCGCGTGGTGGACAAAATATCAGCAATTAGATGATCAGCACCGGCGAGTTATGATGCAAGATCTTTCGGGGAATAAAAAAACCACAAAAAGAAAGTATCGTTATAAGCCTAAAGTAAAAAAAGTAGAGATATAA
- a CDS encoding oxygen-binding di-iron domain-containing protein — translation MRRDPITLFDNGTHKCVCFDSLVTGGGVQSNQFVIIDNDQTILLDPGGDLTYTTLTLEIAKHLSLKSLTYIFASHQDPDIVASLDKWLLHTNAKVICSALWARFLPHLVATYLSNSHGVKTYERIIQLPDPGDFIKLGNCKLMAIPAHFLHSEGNFQIYDPVSKILFSGDLGASIVDDANPVTNFEEHLPNMLGFHQRYMISNKINRYWANMIRGLDIEMMVPQHGRPFKGKQMVNQFINWFENLHCGVDLMTQQNYTLPIG, via the coding sequence ATGCGGCGCGATCCAATTACTTTATTTGATAATGGTACCCATAAGTGTGTGTGTTTTGATAGTCTGGTCACAGGGGGTGGCGTACAATCTAACCAATTTGTCATTATTGACAATGACCAAACAATATTGCTTGATCCCGGTGGAGATCTAACTTATACAACCTTAACCCTAGAAATTGCCAAACATCTATCACTTAAAAGCTTGACCTATATTTTTGCTTCACACCAAGATCCTGATATTGTAGCATCTCTTGATAAATGGCTGTTACATACGAATGCTAAAGTTATTTGTTCAGCATTATGGGCAAGGTTCTTACCTCACTTAGTTGCAACTTATTTGTCTAACTCCCACGGTGTCAAAACCTATGAGAGGATTATTCAATTACCTGATCCAGGCGATTTCATAAAACTGGGCAATTGTAAACTAATGGCTATTCCCGCACACTTTTTACACTCTGAAGGTAACTTCCAAATTTATGATCCTGTCAGTAAAATTTTGTTTTCAGGAGATTTAGGCGCATCGATTGTTGACGATGCAAATCCTGTGACAAACTTTGAAGAGCATCTGCCCAATATGCTTGGTTTTCATCAACGTTATATGATAAGTAATAAAATTAATCGTTACTGGGCAAACATGATTCGTGGCTTAGACATAGAAATGATGGTTCCACAACATGGTAGGCCATTCAAAGGGAAACAAATGGTGAATCAGTTCATCAATTGGTTTGAAAATCTACACTGCGGCGTTGACTTAATGACGCAACAAAACTATACATTACCCATCGGTTAA